In the genome of Pseudorasbora parva isolate DD20220531a chromosome 10, ASM2467924v1, whole genome shotgun sequence, one region contains:
- the LOC137090601 gene encoding (E2-independent) E3 ubiquitin-conjugating enzyme FATS-like isoform X2 has protein sequence MQLKPDIREMRSNLRRRGWRCSYQSTPNILEAVDNEYPSHLHQNAMTPCRSLRSRWEDPVRGRRTPPLLSGFTSFNESWRSEHNPSPFLFLGRTRSVPEALHCFSRPTLRPSFSSVTITARSLSPKRDCTHYSSSAFSPLNMPDRGPSFMTRNENKPLKAIAGTPMPSRHKAVAVMVDECREHHCADETPSNTQAPPDHRHNYTMEDEQTDSSPPLKRHTFRSCVHLELLPAKLSRSTLYLDKSLSIPLRQTLYRSTLSFSLGKRSFTQTPEKPRTMIQPKMSYSDWDMANVGVDGTERPSQHLKDGSNISGSAFKNNAGSGSDSRCSTLTSLPFRTRCHSSSAAFRLNGKANDVLGPPQSNLRARQAFSKPSEPILKEMVDSPVIIKSLNVLSVKRLQNATSYSDLEDQESRSSKRTGIPRVCERAPHEVRTVFHTAEKVRRLIGCPVSPHLTNCTCGSRTDQQATKPQSLSLREALELFRPDFISRSQNRVRRLELRARERRSLQTAEFIMGVETANRRRHCTKPHPLSDNLFKPRDRAISGKEMQWRSRRIYNNLPEVAKKKEEERKRLVSETNRLRAEVFKKKLLDQILQRHSD, from the exons ATGCAATTAAAG CCTGACATAAGAGAGATGCGTTCGAATTTGCGGCGCAGAGGCTGGAGGTGCTCTTATCAGTCGACACCCAACATTCTTGAG GCAGTGGATAATGAGTATCCCTCGCACCTTCACCAAAATGCCATGACACCATGTAGAAGTCTGAGGAGTAGATGGGAGGACCCAGTGAGAGGAAGACGAACACCCCCACTTTTATCTGGCTTCACCTCATTCAATGAATCATGGAGATCAGAACACAATCCTAGTCCTTTTTTATTCCTGGGCCGGACACGCAGTGTCCCTGAAGCTCTCCATTGCTTCAGTAGACCCACTTTACGACCAAGCTTCTCCTCTGTCACCATCACTGCCCGGAGTTTATCTCCAAAAAGGGACTGTACGCATTATTCAAGCTCAGCATTTAGCCCTCTAAACATGCCTGACAGAGGGCCCTCTTTCATGACCCGCAATGAAAATAAACCCCTAAAAGCCATTGCTGGCACTCCGATGCCTTCTAGACACAAAGCAGTTGCGGTGATGGTGGACGAGTGCAGAGAACATCATTGTGCTGATGAGACCCCCAGCAACACCCAAGCTCCGCCTGACCACAGGCACAACTACACCATGGAAGATGAGCAAACAGACTCTTCACCCCCTTTAAAACGTCATACCTTCCGCTCCTGCGTCCATCTGGAGCTCCTACCAGCCAAGCTGTCTAGATCTACTCTGTACTTGGACAAATCCCTCTCAATCCCTCTAAGACAGACTTTGTATAGATCCACTCTGTCCTTTTCCCTTGGAAAACGATCTTTTACTCAGACCCCTGAGAAACCCAGAACAATGATTCAACCTAAAATGTCCTACAGTGACTGGGACATGGCGAACGTTGGCGTTGATGGAACAGAAAGACCTTCCCAGCACTTGAAGGATGGTTCGAACATCAGTGGCAGTGCCTTTAAGAATAATGCCGGCTCTGGCTCCGACTCACGTTGTTCCACTTTAACATCATTGCCATTCAGAACAAGGTGCCACTCATCTTCTGCCGCCTTCAGACTGAATGGAAAGGCTAATGATGTCTTAGGGCCTCCGCAGAGCAATCTAAGAGCCAGACAGGCATTCAGCAAGCCATCAG AGccaattttgaaagaaatggtGGACTCCCCTGTGATAATCAAGAGCTTGAATGTGCTCAGTGTGAAACGCCTTCAAAATGCAACATCTTACTCCGACTTAGAGGATCAAGAGTCAAGATCTTCCAAAAGAACTG GAATCCCTCGGGTGTGTGAAAGGGCTCCTCATGAggtcagaacagttttccacacTGCTGAGAAAGTCAGGAGACTTATTGGGTGCCCGGTCTCTCCTCATCTGACTAATTGCACCTGTGGGTCCAGGACTGACCAACAGGCCACTAAACCTCAGTCACTTAGCTTGAGG GAGGCTCTTGAGCTGTTTCGCCCAGATTTCATCTCTCGCTCTCAGAATCGGGTGCGACGATTAGAACTGAGGGCCAGGGAGAGGCGGAGCTTACAAACAGCAGAATTTATCATGGGCGTGGAGACAGCTAACCGTAGGCGGCACTGCACCAAGCCACACCCACTTAGTG ATAACCTTTTCAAACCCAGGGACAGAGCCATCTCAGGCAAGGAGATGCAATGGAGATCCAGACG GATTTACAACAATCTCCCAGAGGTGGCCAAAAAGaaagaggaggagaggaagagactGGTGTCTGAAACCAACAGACTGAGGGCAGAGGTCTTCAAAAAG
- the LOC137090601 gene encoding (E2-independent) E3 ubiquitin-conjugating enzyme FATS-like isoform X1 has translation MIDVCFPQPDIREMRSNLRRRGWRCSYQSTPNILEAVDNEYPSHLHQNAMTPCRSLRSRWEDPVRGRRTPPLLSGFTSFNESWRSEHNPSPFLFLGRTRSVPEALHCFSRPTLRPSFSSVTITARSLSPKRDCTHYSSSAFSPLNMPDRGPSFMTRNENKPLKAIAGTPMPSRHKAVAVMVDECREHHCADETPSNTQAPPDHRHNYTMEDEQTDSSPPLKRHTFRSCVHLELLPAKLSRSTLYLDKSLSIPLRQTLYRSTLSFSLGKRSFTQTPEKPRTMIQPKMSYSDWDMANVGVDGTERPSQHLKDGSNISGSAFKNNAGSGSDSRCSTLTSLPFRTRCHSSSAAFRLNGKANDVLGPPQSNLRARQAFSKPSEPILKEMVDSPVIIKSLNVLSVKRLQNATSYSDLEDQESRSSKRTGIPRVCERAPHEVRTVFHTAEKVRRLIGCPVSPHLTNCTCGSRTDQQATKPQSLSLREALELFRPDFISRSQNRVRRLELRARERRSLQTAEFIMGVETANRRRHCTKPHPLSDNLFKPRDRAISGKEMQWRSRRIYNNLPEVAKKKEEERKRLVSETNRLRAEVFKKKLLDQILQRHSD, from the exons ATGATTGACGTATGTTTTCCACAGCCTGACATAAGAGAGATGCGTTCGAATTTGCGGCGCAGAGGCTGGAGGTGCTCTTATCAGTCGACACCCAACATTCTTGAG GCAGTGGATAATGAGTATCCCTCGCACCTTCACCAAAATGCCATGACACCATGTAGAAGTCTGAGGAGTAGATGGGAGGACCCAGTGAGAGGAAGACGAACACCCCCACTTTTATCTGGCTTCACCTCATTCAATGAATCATGGAGATCAGAACACAATCCTAGTCCTTTTTTATTCCTGGGCCGGACACGCAGTGTCCCTGAAGCTCTCCATTGCTTCAGTAGACCCACTTTACGACCAAGCTTCTCCTCTGTCACCATCACTGCCCGGAGTTTATCTCCAAAAAGGGACTGTACGCATTATTCAAGCTCAGCATTTAGCCCTCTAAACATGCCTGACAGAGGGCCCTCTTTCATGACCCGCAATGAAAATAAACCCCTAAAAGCCATTGCTGGCACTCCGATGCCTTCTAGACACAAAGCAGTTGCGGTGATGGTGGACGAGTGCAGAGAACATCATTGTGCTGATGAGACCCCCAGCAACACCCAAGCTCCGCCTGACCACAGGCACAACTACACCATGGAAGATGAGCAAACAGACTCTTCACCCCCTTTAAAACGTCATACCTTCCGCTCCTGCGTCCATCTGGAGCTCCTACCAGCCAAGCTGTCTAGATCTACTCTGTACTTGGACAAATCCCTCTCAATCCCTCTAAGACAGACTTTGTATAGATCCACTCTGTCCTTTTCCCTTGGAAAACGATCTTTTACTCAGACCCCTGAGAAACCCAGAACAATGATTCAACCTAAAATGTCCTACAGTGACTGGGACATGGCGAACGTTGGCGTTGATGGAACAGAAAGACCTTCCCAGCACTTGAAGGATGGTTCGAACATCAGTGGCAGTGCCTTTAAGAATAATGCCGGCTCTGGCTCCGACTCACGTTGTTCCACTTTAACATCATTGCCATTCAGAACAAGGTGCCACTCATCTTCTGCCGCCTTCAGACTGAATGGAAAGGCTAATGATGTCTTAGGGCCTCCGCAGAGCAATCTAAGAGCCAGACAGGCATTCAGCAAGCCATCAG AGccaattttgaaagaaatggtGGACTCCCCTGTGATAATCAAGAGCTTGAATGTGCTCAGTGTGAAACGCCTTCAAAATGCAACATCTTACTCCGACTTAGAGGATCAAGAGTCAAGATCTTCCAAAAGAACTG GAATCCCTCGGGTGTGTGAAAGGGCTCCTCATGAggtcagaacagttttccacacTGCTGAGAAAGTCAGGAGACTTATTGGGTGCCCGGTCTCTCCTCATCTGACTAATTGCACCTGTGGGTCCAGGACTGACCAACAGGCCACTAAACCTCAGTCACTTAGCTTGAGG GAGGCTCTTGAGCTGTTTCGCCCAGATTTCATCTCTCGCTCTCAGAATCGGGTGCGACGATTAGAACTGAGGGCCAGGGAGAGGCGGAGCTTACAAACAGCAGAATTTATCATGGGCGTGGAGACAGCTAACCGTAGGCGGCACTGCACCAAGCCACACCCACTTAGTG ATAACCTTTTCAAACCCAGGGACAGAGCCATCTCAGGCAAGGAGATGCAATGGAGATCCAGACG GATTTACAACAATCTCCCAGAGGTGGCCAAAAAGaaagaggaggagaggaagagactGGTGTCTGAAACCAACAGACTGAGGGCAGAGGTCTTCAAAAAG